The Nostoc sp. PCC 7524 nucleotide sequence ATTATGATTGAGATTTAGTTAATTAGGCTCTATGAATTTCATTTAAAAATTGAAAGACTTTTTTAACTTAAAATCCTCGATGGGAAATTTGACCAAGAGTTGATTATGTCTTGTATTGAGAGCCTATTAGGAGAAATGTTGGCTCTGTAAAAAAACAATTAAACTAGCAATAAATGATTACTATAAACAGGCTAAAATGAGTCAATTCTATTCATAGAAAAGCTGGCTCTATTGGTGTCCGCCTCACTACTGCATTTATAGCTGTCATTGTAGATATATATCTGATGTGGAATTTATTCAGGAAATTGCATAAATTCATAGTCAACCTCTGATAAATCTACAAAACAATCTTATTTATCGATGCCTGACCATACACATTCAGGCATCTCATCATCAGTTATAAATTTTTTCCAGACACTATGAACTCTTTTGTGAAGCGATTCCAGATTTGCCTTTCACTTGCCATGACTATGGGGACAACCTTCACCTTGCATAGTCCGTCCCCAACACTAGCTGCTACTGCTCCCCCTAGCCTGTTACTAGCTCAATCAGCACCGCAAATCACCGAGCAGATGATTCAGAAATATATCGATTTCTTGAGCTACGCCACTGAAATCCAGTTTAGTCCAGCCCAACGCGCCCAAATTCGCACATTTGTTCAGGGCTATATGCGGGATGGGGATCAAAAATCAATCTCTGAGGTTAAGGGCAGCTTGACCACCTATGATAAATTGCTGGTTCAATCTGCCGAAGAACGTGAAGTCGTTCGTAAGCAAGCAAGACCCATAATTCTGACACAACTACAGCAAGAAGCGATCGCAGGTAAGGAAGATGCAAAGTGGCTGTTGAATGCCTACTACCAAGCCCATCCGCCCATTGCATCCGGTAATCCGCCACTCACGCGCGACATGGTTGATGCTCACATTGAGATGGAACACTTCTTACTCACCCAAGTATTAGGTCAGCAAGCACCACCAATTAATGCTCAAACTAGAGCTAAGGTTTATCAAACTGCTGCTGCCCAATATGCTCAACTATCACCACAAGAACAACGCAGTTTTGCCGAAAAGCCAGGACAATTAGCCTTAACCAAATACCAGTGGGCCAGGATGAGTGCTGAGGATCGTCTGATGATGCGGGCGCAAATAGGGGGAGTCAACAGTCTGTCGCCCCAAGAGCAGATGACGATATCCCAATTTCAGCAACAGGCCAACCAAATGCTGCGTTCCCACAACTGGAACATGATGCAAAGCACGCTCAATAATATGCGGCAAAATACAGACATCATTATGGGTACTCCTCCCATCTGGAACCCAAGTACCAACAGATACGAGCAGCGCGGCGGCATCATCACTGAATTTAAATAACCGGGAGATGAGAGAGTAGAGAAGAAGCAGGAGAGCAGGGAGAAATGGGGAAATTCCTCTCCCCCTTGCTCCTAACCAAATTCCTCTTCTTCCCCCAGTCTCCAATTCCCACCTGAGTATACAATGGCATTCAGTATCCTGCTGCCAATCTTTTCCGCCTTATGTTGCCAGTCATCTATTCCGATGAGTTTCTAGATCACAAAACAGGAAGATATCATCCAGAGAATCCAGAGCGTTTGACGGCGATTGTGAATGCTTTAAAGGCAGCTACGTTTGCAGAAAAAATTGCCTGGCGATCGCCTACCCCTACATCAGCAAATACATCGGTAATGCCGCTTTTACTCAAGGCTCATAGTCCAGCCTACATTGATAAAGTCAAGGAAATTGCGGCTACTGGTGGTGGTTATTTGGATGGTGATACTCCAGTTTCTCCTCGTAGTTATGATGTGGCTCTGCTAGCAGTGAGTGCTTGGCTGGATGGAATCGATGCAGTTTTAAGTACAGCTAATCCGGCTTTTGTGTTGTCACGTCCCCCAGGACATCATGCTGAAAGTGATGCGGGAATGGGCTTTTGTTTATTTTCTAATGCAGCGATCGCAGCTTTTCATGCTCTAGAACATCCAGAAGTTAACCGCGTCGCTATCCTCGATTGGGATGTACATCATGGTAACGGTACCCAGGCGATCGTGGAAATGTACCCCCAAATTGCCTACTGTTCCCTACACCAATATCCCTGTTATCCCGGTACTGGGAGAGCTACAGAACGCGGCTTGCATAGTAATGTGTTAAATTTGCCCTTACCTCCTGGTAGTGATATCGGAGTTTATCAGCCACTAATAGAAAAAAAAGTATTACCATTTTTAGCTGATTTTCAGCCAGATTTATTAATTGTTAGTGCTGGTTACGATGCCAATGCTGATGATCCTTTAGCAAGTATTAATTTGCAACCAAGAGATTATGCTATGTTTACTGATTCTTGTTTAGGAATCACACGTAAAATTCTCTTTGGCTTGGAAGGTGGCTATGATTTTGATACGCTGGCTCAATCGGTAATAGCAACCATTGAACGTTGTTTAATTTAACTAGGACTTACGCAATTGGCACATTCGTTTCCCTTCTGCCTTCTGCCTCCTGCCTTGCCATAGCGATAATTTTTAACACTGAGCTACTTATAGGACTCATATTTGATTTCTGAAAAACCAAATTGGCTAGAAGCTTGCCATACAAAGGTTTATTTCTCAGTATACTTAGCAAGATTCAAGTACGATTCCTATAGTTTGAAGGTAAGGAGTGATAAGCAAAACTTTCACTCTCAATAATTTTCTCGATAGGGAAAATATTAAGTAATGTTTCACCAAAAATCACAAAGGCTAGGACAAAAGACTCAAAGTTGATCATTCGCTTCTGTGATTTAGCAGCAATATTGATTGTTTTAGTTTCTATTAACTTTCATTACAGCGTTAGCCATGAATGTTCTGATTCTTGCTATTCACCTTACAGAATAGGCATTTGCAGAGAAATATTTGTGTCTTTTTGTAATTTAGTTGGAGATGGTTTCAGGGTATTTACTAAGTGCTAAGTATATAATAAGACTATACTAGATTAGTTAATAAACTTTCAGCAGAATCACAACTATCTAGCTAGTTTCATACTGTTTATTAAATAAATATAAACTAATTTATTAATTTACCTTTTATAAATAGTGAAGATAAAATTAAATATAAATAGTTAATATTGTTCAGTAAATTTGCTTAAAACAATATATTAATATTTTTAGCATATCGAATAAAAACAATCTTTATTGGGAGTTTTATCCTATTTAATAGTTGCTATTAAAATTAAATAATAATTGTGCTTTAATTTACAATCTATAACTGAGACTAATTGCAGATTAAACGCTGAAATTGTCTCCAGAAAAAATTTTCAGTATTGTCCGTAACCAAATACAGGCTAAATTCATCGAATCTTCAGAAAGAAAAAATCTTATTGATCTTATGTAGGAGCTAAAGTTTTGTTAAGATGCAAATGCTAGCAGTTTCTCAACGGAATTTCCTACTCAGAACGTGGAGAAATAAGCAATACTAGCAGCACAAAGTTCAACAGGTGAAGCTATGACCACCTATATTTTCTTCGATGATGCCCTGCGGATGTTAACCAACGCCTATTTGCTGTCAGCGATACTGTTAATTGCAGCTTCTGGTATAGGTTTGGCGGTTATAGAAACCATTGAAAAGACAGGACAACGCTAAGTTAACCCATAGTTGTGAAACTATAATATTTCATCAAAACCATATTTAGCGGGGGTGTTCACTGCCAAAAAATCCTGGGAACACTAAACCATGAAAGTCTCACAGCGTTGCAGGTTTACCCGAAGGTTAACAACTGTAAAGGTAACTGTACGCTATTGAGACCCCTATCCAGGAGTGACTATCATGAATCTACTAGATGCAGTTCTGGGCAAGGAAACCCAAGCCCTAGACATACTTAGCCCAGCAGAGGCTTTTGCCGCGATCGCCTTAATGTCTACAGTGTTCGATAGTTATATGACTGATGAGCAAGAGCGTCATGTTACCTCTGTACTATCACAGTCAAAGCCATTGAAACATTACACCCAGGAAGCGATCCATAAGCTATTACAGAGAATTTTGGATATTCTCTGGCGAGATGGTTTTAATGCCTTATTTAATTTAGCTAAAGAAGCTTTATCCCCTGAATTACGAGAAGCAGCTTTTGCTGTAGCGGCTGATTTGGTTTTGGGTGAAGGTTTAGTAACTGATGAAGAAAAAAACTTTTTAAATGATTTATATCAAGCTTTAGGTATTTCTCGCGATATAGCAACACAGATTTTGCAAGTAATGTCAATCAAAAATCTTTGATAGGC carries:
- a CDS encoding histone deacetylase family protein, yielding MLPVIYSDEFLDHKTGRYHPENPERLTAIVNALKAATFAEKIAWRSPTPTSANTSVMPLLLKAHSPAYIDKVKEIAATGGGYLDGDTPVSPRSYDVALLAVSAWLDGIDAVLSTANPAFVLSRPPGHHAESDAGMGFCLFSNAAIAAFHALEHPEVNRVAILDWDVHHGNGTQAIVEMYPQIAYCSLHQYPCYPGTGRATERGLHSNVLNLPLPPGSDIGVYQPLIEKKVLPFLADFQPDLLIVSAGYDANADDPLASINLQPRDYAMFTDSCLGITRKILFGLEGGYDFDTLAQSVIATIERCLI
- a CDS encoding tellurite resistance TerB family protein, producing MNLLDAVLGKETQALDILSPAEAFAAIALMSTVFDSYMTDEQERHVTSVLSQSKPLKHYTQEAIHKLLQRILDILWRDGFNALFNLAKEALSPELREAAFAVAADLVLGEGLVTDEEKNFLNDLYQALGISRDIATQILQVMSIKNL